Below is a window of Tsuneonella deserti DNA.
CGCCCTCGCCGAGCAGGGTTTCGGCGGCGCGCAGCCCTTCCTCCAGCTCATTGAGCTCTGCATTCACGTGGATACGCACGGCCTGGAAGCTGCGGGTCGCCGGGTCTTTGGGGGCGCCCGGTCGATAGCCAAGCGCCTTGCGCACGACGCGCGCCAGATCGCCGGTGGTGGATAGCGGGCGGGCAGCGACGATGGCACGGGCGACGCGGCGGCTCTGGCGCTCCTCGCCGTAGGTGTAGAGCACGTCGGCGATTTCGCCCTCGTCGGCAGAATTGAGAAAGTCTGCCGCGCTGGGCCCGGACTGGCTCATGCGCATGTCGAGCGGACCTTCGGCCGAGAACGCAAACCCGCGCTCCGCCTGGTCGAGCTGCATCGAAGACACGCCGATATCCATCACGATCCCGTCCACCCGCACGAGTCCCGATTCGGCGAGTGCGTTAACCATTTCGGAGAACCGGCGGGCATGGAGAACCAGCCGCGGCGGGTTTTCCGCAGTTTCGGGCCATTTCTCTCCCGCCGCGATCGCATCGGGATCGCGGTCGAAAGCATGAACGGTCGCTCCGGCATCGAGCAGCGCGCGCGAGTATCCGCCTGCACCGAACGTCGCATCGACGATCACCTCGCCCGGCCGGGGCTGCAACGCGGCGATGACTTCGTCCAGCAGGACAGGGATGTGCTGCGCATCGGTCGGAGGCATGGCGCTCATTTCGCCTTCCCTTCGGCGAGAAACTGCGCGCAGGCCGCCTTGGCGGCAGCCCAGTTGTCGTCCATCTGCATCAGTTCGGCAGGGTTCCAGATGGTGAAGGAGCGGCCGCCGCCCTGGAAGAACATCGCGCTGTCGATGTTTCCCAGCATGCGCAGGTGATCCGGCAGAACGAAGCGGCCCGAATCATCGAACGGGACGCGGGCGAAGCCGAACAGCTGGGCGGCGCGCGTATCGCGGTCGAAATCGGGGCCGGCGCGATCTTCCTCGCGATCGAGCTGCGCATCGAGCTCGGTCATGCGCGACAGGCCGAAGCCGACCAGGCAGGTAAAACGGGGGTGCTTGTCCAGGCAGAGGACGCGCCCGTCGCTCGATTCCTTTACGGCGCTGCGGAACAGCGGGGGCAGCACGAACCGGCCCTTGTCGCCGGCGGGCGAAAAGGCCTGTCCGGAAAAGCCGCCGAATAGCGCCGCTGCCACGTGTCCCCCTCCCCATTCTCGGCCTCAGCCGGGTCCTTCAAGGACCGCCCCGCGGACACAGCTTTCCCGCCTCCGGCAGCGCTTGCGCGCCGTCGGCTCGCATCACCCGATGCGCGGCCTGGAACGGTATGTCCGATGGGCACTGGTATTAACTTTCTTCCCCTTGCGATGGAAGGGAAAAAAGCGGGAAATCACGGGATTGTGCGGTTAACCATTGTATTTCTGTGGATAGGACGCATGCGAATGGCTTCCAACCATCGAATCCGCTCAAAAGAAAGCCTCACATTTTCAGTATTTTACAAAGGGGAACAGGCCAAAGAGACGGCCGGCCCGCGTTTTCCCGCGATCTAACGGACAAAGGCCTCGAGCATGAGCGCCTCTAGCGCGGCCTTGCCCGGGCCGACCTGCCGATCGGCTTCGAGCAGGGCGGCATCAGCAACTACAACCGCGCTCCCTTTGCCGATCCCGCATTGGGCAACCAGGCCGCCGGACTCGATCGCGCACTGCGCGCTGTCACCCTCGCTTCCGACGGTACGAAGACGGCCCGACATACGCTCGGGAAGGGAGGCCGAGTGGTATGCCACCAGTCTCTCGCCGTCGGCCTGATCCTCATCGAAGGTCAGCTCCAGGCCCCAGCGCCGCAGGATCGGCGAAAGAAGGATCACATCCTGCGGCCGCCGGCGGTCCCCGATCGCAAACCAGGAATGTTCGGTCAGCAACGGATCCGCGAACAGCAGCACCCGGCCGCCGCCCCGCACCCAATCATCGAGTGCGACATTCTCCTGCGGTGCAAGCGGGCGAGGCTGCGCCATGACGAGGGAATCGAGCTTTGCCAGTTCCCCGCTGTCGAGCGTATCGAGCAAGACCAGCCGGTGCTCGCTTTCGAGGGCTTCACGCACCCAGTGCCGCGTTCCT
It encodes the following:
- a CDS encoding DUF4350 domain-containing protein; its protein translation is MRASKSGIAATLGLAVLIALALATWAWPREGHAKPALGLFTSLPIYWKESASVGEALGDGGTRHWVREALESEHRLVLLDTLDSGELAKLDSLVMAQPRPLAPQENVALDDWVRGGGRVLLFADPLLTEHSWFAIGDRRRPQDVILLSPILRRWGLELTFDEDQADGERLVAYHSASLPERMSGRLRTVGSEGDSAQCAIESGGLVAQCGIGKGSAVVVADAALLEADRQVGPGKAALEALMLEAFVR
- the rsmH gene encoding 16S rRNA (cytosine(1402)-N(4))-methyltransferase RsmH, which gives rise to MSAMPPTDAQHIPVLLDEVIAALQPRPGEVIVDATFGAGGYSRALLDAGATVHAFDRDPDAIAAGEKWPETAENPPRLVLHARRFSEMVNALAESGLVRVDGIVMDIGVSSMQLDQAERGFAFSAEGPLDMRMSQSGPSAADFLNSADEGEIADVLYTYGEERQSRRVARAIVAARPLSTTGDLARVVRKALGYRPGAPKDPATRSFQAVRIHVNAELNELEEGLRAAETLLGEGGRLAVVTFHSLEDRIVKRFLRDASSVSGGSRHLPQASVMPEVFNRVSRAVRASEAEVSRNPRARSATLRHAVRTAAPARIAA
- a CDS encoding division/cell wall cluster transcriptional repressor MraZ yields the protein MAAALFGGFSGQAFSPAGDKGRFVLPPLFRSAVKESSDGRVLCLDKHPRFTCLVGFGLSRMTELDAQLDREEDRAGPDFDRDTRAAQLFGFARVPFDDSGRFVLPDHLRMLGNIDSAMFFQGGGRSFTIWNPAELMQMDDNWAAAKAACAQFLAEGKAK